One part of the Anaeromyxobacter sp. Fw109-5 genome encodes these proteins:
- a CDS encoding peptidyl-prolyl cis-trans isomerase has protein sequence MQRRLIVTGLCALAVACGPKKDEKKSGPVVAQGNGVTITADEFKARLDEQSPFIRARYTTLERKKEFLDNLVRFEVLAREAEKRGLADDPDVQMTLKKIMVQKLVQKNFQDLEGAKNLPEPELQKYYDDHKSDYFRPKRVRLAAVIWNAPAGSPERAKKLAQAKAALAKIKAEEKKNALAFNQAVAQYSEDAATKSAGGDLQFKSHEELSQAFSKELADAAFALQAGQTSGVIETPKGLYLLKLTAQQEELNRSFDQVKTQIANKLYRERKTKEFDEWLKRLKDEAKISVDEKALEAIEVSAAAAPAGMPGAPGGMGGHGAMPGAAPPRATPAPPAPAK, from the coding sequence ATGCAGCGCCGTCTCATCGTCACCGGCCTCTGCGCGCTCGCCGTCGCCTGCGGGCCGAAGAAGGACGAGAAGAAGTCCGGCCCGGTGGTCGCCCAGGGCAACGGGGTGACCATCACCGCCGACGAGTTCAAGGCTCGCCTCGACGAGCAGTCTCCCTTCATCCGCGCGCGCTACACCACGCTGGAGCGCAAGAAGGAGTTCCTCGACAACCTGGTCCGGTTCGAGGTGCTCGCGCGCGAGGCCGAGAAGCGCGGGCTCGCGGACGATCCCGACGTGCAGATGACGCTGAAGAAGATCATGGTCCAGAAGCTCGTCCAGAAGAACTTCCAGGACCTGGAGGGCGCGAAGAACCTGCCCGAGCCGGAGCTCCAGAAGTACTACGACGATCACAAGTCGGACTACTTCCGCCCGAAGCGCGTGCGCCTCGCCGCGGTGATCTGGAACGCGCCCGCCGGCTCGCCGGAGCGGGCGAAGAAGCTCGCCCAGGCGAAGGCCGCCCTCGCCAAGATCAAGGCCGAGGAGAAGAAGAACGCGCTCGCCTTCAACCAGGCGGTGGCGCAGTACTCCGAGGACGCGGCCACCAAGAGCGCCGGCGGCGACCTCCAGTTCAAGTCGCACGAGGAGCTCAGCCAGGCGTTCTCGAAGGAGCTCGCCGACGCCGCGTTCGCGCTGCAGGCCGGCCAGACCTCCGGCGTGATCGAGACGCCCAAGGGCCTCTACCTCCTCAAGCTCACCGCGCAGCAGGAGGAGCTGAACCGCTCCTTCGACCAGGTGAAGACGCAGATCGCGAACAAGCTCTACCGCGAGCGGAAGACCAAGGAGTTCGACGAGTGGCTGAAGCGCCTCAAGGACGAGGCCAAGATCTCCGTCGACGAGAAGGCGCTCGAGGCCATCGAGGTCTCCGCCGCCGCCGCGCCCGCCGGCATGCCG